AGACTGCTGAACATCCCTCCAATCTCTAGTCCGTCGCATCGCCATGTCAGTTTGGTGAACTTTACGCAAACcagaggatatatatatatatatagttgggAGTGTAGAAGCATCTGTTCTGCGTAACTGGGGCTTTAGAAAGGTGAGTTGAGGAGGAAGTAAATTAATAACATATTACATTTGGATTATATTCACTTTTCTCCATTATATATATCCGTCgatgacgcaccctgatgaaagTGAGTTACTCATTCCTCATTGTTCTTAGTTATATTTTAAcgcgcttctacacctgcattgcatcgcattgctgtttgggggttttaggctgggggtttctgtacagcactttgtgacatcagctgatgtaagaagggctttataaatacatttgattgatattgTTCTATTCTAATTATATTACGATCTGCCTCTATCCGGTAATGACCTGTTATCATCTTGTTTGTTCCTCGAtgctctgttttttgttgttggtacCATTTCATTACTAAAGCCGTGTTGTGGATTTCAGTGCTTTTGGGATGTGTCAACCTTTTTCAGGTGTGTCCTTCCAATGAGGTGATGGACATTGTTGTCTACCTTTTTAAAAGATAATAAAAAGAATCTAGATGTTTCTTTCAGATCGACATGTGGATGGACCGTTGTAATATGGACCGATTATTCTGAAATGTAACAACGTGAAGGGGGGAAAAAGCAATTtcggattttttgttgttgttattaatcTTTATGAAATATGTCGGATAGATGCCACTGGATTCTCTTTTTCATTCTGGTCTGAAATAGCCTAAAACTCTCATTACTAGTAGGGGCTGTATGTGCACTGAAAAACATCCTGCTGAAAAAACGGTTTGGCAGAgatccccaactggcggcctgcGGGCCGAATTTGGCCCGATCAAATTTTCTAAACAATTGcaaaaaacaccagcaaatcagctccaagtaatTTTTATTTTTGGAAAtttgttccaaagtattcccatgtataatagagagatatatctgatttatacaaatgtaagcaaggtttgaaataatTTTTTTAGACAAATACTTTAATCTGTTAGGGGTTTTTTTTGCGGTCAATttacagtctacaaatgatttgtaattatatttcggccccctgaccatccgcgcAAGACAATATCGTCCTGTGGCTGAACGTAGTCGATGATCCCTGGGGGTCTAGACTGTTACTGGCAGTACGAAGGCAGAGCACGCTAGGTTTGTGTCAGGAGATTAGGGCGCCGCGAAGGGGTAAGCATATGCCTTTGTCATCTGCTGTCATTTTTGTTCGCTGCCTGTCACTCGCCAAGCACCCTGCGACTGTGCTGTGTGCTGCCTGGACGATTTCATTTCATAGTCGAGCACTGTTGTGACAAACGCGGTTTTTACATCACCGTGTGGCGCTGAGTGATAGCGGACCCgtgcttccctctctctcctttcccccccccccccattctgtgtttgtgcgtgcggaGGAGGTGGGATTGTTACATATAACAAAAGATAGCCACCCTCGGTGAGAAAAACGGAACGTGCGTGCATACAGCTGGCTGATTGCTCACTTGGCTATAGAGAGATAATCCACCCATCGGGTGAATTTTGGATTCTGGGTTCCGGACGGATCTCTTGTTGCATGGTGGTTCGGGCTCCCGAAGAGGGTCAACAAATGCAGAAAGGGGAGAAAAGTTTCGGTAAGAGAAAGAGGTTTCTTTGCGATATTGTTCCGTGGCCAGGTTTGGGTTGTGTTTTTGTAAATGCGTGGCTCTGTGCCGTTattcactgttgtttctatgtgaTGCGCGGAGCGGAGAAGTTAAACAATGTTTCAGTCTGTCTGATTGTCATGTAGCCGTCCTTGCATGTGGAGTCTATCTATCCGCGCTGTAGCAAAATTGCCTGTTCACTGTTTAGGCTATATAATCTAATCATTTAATAGAGATTGATAGGAGAGAAAAACCCCATCCACAAATACATTTACAATGTAACACAGCGTTTTGAAGGCTACGAATTAAccattccatctctctatcttctccttctgttctgtgtgtttttaaTCTGCCGTCGTGTTACGAGCTGCATCAAAAAAAAATGGGAGTTCTCCTTTAGCAGCCTTTTACCGAGCACTCTGCTGCCATGGCAACCGTAATTAAACCGATAACGGGGTGAAAATGTCAGCATCTCGGTGTCGCGCAGCTGTGATGCGGTTGAAAAAGGGGGAATCAAATTGGTACTTTGCTGTTTGCTCTCTCTCGTCGCCTCGGCGTGTCAGGCAGCAGATAACATTTTACCTCCggtttgttgttgttgggggggaTACTGTGACACACAGGAATCGGCTACCGTAGGATACGTGATTGGGAATGTGCCATTAGTCTCTCTGTCCTACAATGACAAGAGGCAGAGGAGGCAATGCTGTAGCATCCGAATGATTGagcctacccactgggcacagacgttaacacaacgtctattccacgtcggTTCAACGTCGTTTTTTAAAAGATAACGTGGAAACAACTCTAAATTCAAAAAGTGTGTGTTAAGTGGGTAGGccatataaaatacagtatatttagGTCCCAGAAAGCAGCTGTAATTTCCTTCCGTTTATGGAAAATTGATATTTTCGACGCTTCCCTTTGGCAGTCGTTGGAAAATCGACGTTGCCCATAATGCAGCTATCCCGACGGCACGTAATAGCGCTTCTGTTGCTTTGAGAAACTCATCGGGTGAGGAATCAATTCCGACGAGGTCCTAAACCTATGCAGAGTGAGAGGAGGGAACTCTTACTTCTTTGGGTTGTTTGGTTGGTAATGAGGGGCGGTGACTTTGTTGTGCTAACGGGGATGAGACGGGGCTGTGTGCGGATGAGTGGTATTAAACAACGGGCGCGCAGAACCCTCACACAACTCAATCAGGCCAATTAGCGGATCAACAGTTTAAAACGCATCAGACAGAAAACGGGGAGGGGGGCGTCGCTCATTACGGCGGAAACCGTTTGTTGTGCATCCTTGGCGTAGTCTCCCCTTCTGATTTAAAAAAAGCATTTGAATAGGATGTGAATGAGAGCTTTCAGGAAAAGCACTAGTCACTATTGTGTTATGTGAGTAATGTATAGACTGGCCTGGTAGAATGACCCTGACTCAGACCCCGGTGGAAGGTCTTGATAACGGAACGATAGGGTTTTGATGCACCATTGCCATGGTTGGGTTAGCATTGTAGTGAACAGTGTTCACACAATCAGGAAGATCATTGTCATATACGTTCTGTGTAGGGGATCATTTGTCAGTAGATGAATTAGTTTAGATTAGAGTATTGTATTGTCTGTTTTCAATAGAGTGTTGTATTTGCAGATGCTGGGTTATGTCATCGTACCACttgttactatgtaatactccgtTGTGAACCAGGAAACTGTTGTCAACCAGGAAACTGTTGTCAACAAGGAAACTGTTGTCAACAAGGAAACTGTAGCCTATTGCTCGTACAGTTTTGGTGGAACAGAGTATTTTGACAACGTGGCCACAAAACACATAAAAAAATAATTGTTTGCAAACAGTCCTACACTCTTCACAGAATAACAAATTAATTTAAAGCTCAGCCCTGGACACAGCTGAAAGAGGAACGttcagagcgtgtgtgtgtgtgtgtgtgtgtgtgtgcctgcgagcgtgtgtgtgtgtatgtgcctgcgagcgtgtgtgtatgtgcctgcgagtgtgtgtgtgtgtgagcgtgtgtgtgtgtgtgagcgtgtgtgtgtgcatgtgcctgcgagcatgtgtgtatgtgcctgcgagcgtgtgtgtgtgtgagcgtgtgtgtgtgtgtgagcgtgtgtgtgtgtgtgagcgtgtgtatgtgtgtgtgtgtgcatgccagacagcgtgtgtgtatgtgtgtgtgtgtgtgtgcatgagagcgcgtgtgtgtgtgtgtgtgtgcatgccagacagcgtgtgtgtgtgtgtgcatgccagacagcgtgtgtgtatgtgtgtgtgtgtgtgtgtgcatgcgagcgtgtgtgtgtgtgcatgccagaCAGCgtgtgtgtatggttaataggGGTAACAAAGGGAAGCGGGGGTAGGCTCCCCTCCTCAGGTTGGAGCTAGAATACTAATTGAGGGCTGGTACGGGCCCCCCTCGCAACCTCAACAAAGCTGTTTCACACCCCCGTGTAGACCCCTAACAATACCCAGAAACCTGCACTACTTAGACCACTCCCTGtcccactagagagagagagagaaagatagtaagagaggaggacagggagaaagagtggAGATTTGTAGGAATGACTTTTGGATCCATGGCTTCATGTatgtatctttgtgtgtgtgtgtgtgtgtgtgtgtgttgtgcatgtgtgtgtgtgttgtgttaagAATGTAAGTCTACAGGGTGTTTTTCTCTATATATTTGCTCAGGATGTCCCCCAATGTTTATCAGTGGAGCTGTTTCTCTTGGCCACTATCAAGTTAGCATTATCTGAGCACTAAGAGTTAGCATAGCATCATCTGAGAACTAACAGTTAGCATAGCATTATCTGAGAACTAACAGTTAGCATAGCATTATCTGAGCACAAACAGTTAGCATAGCATTATCTGAGCACTAACAGTTAGCATATCATTATCTGAGCACTAACAGTTAGCATAGTATTATCTGAGCACTAACAGTTAGCATAGTATTATCTGAGAACTAAGAGTTAGCATAGCATTATCTGAGCACTAACAGTTAGCATAGCATTATCAGAGAACTAACAGTTAGCATATCATTATCTGAGCACTAACAGTTAGCATAGCATTATCTGAGCACTAACAGTTAGCATAGCATTATCTGAGCACTAACAGTTAGCATAGCATTATCCctgtttgtttttcactggtcTAATGTGCTCTTCTCCTCCACCCCCTTTCGGGTATACACATGGGCCACCGTCCAGCATGCGACAGAGACACTGTTCAAAGTGTTGATTGTTCCGTCGTCGCTCTGACatctttcttctcttctcctcccaggtATACAAATGCTCTCCGTCCAGCCGGACACCAAGCCAAAGGGCTGCGCCGGCTGCAACCGGAAGATTAAGGACCGCTATCTGCTCAAGGCCCTGGATAAATACTGGCACGAGGACTGTCTCAAGTGTGCCTGCTGTGACTGCAGGCTGGGAGAGGTGGGCTCCACGCTCTATACCAAAGCCAACCTGATTCTCTGTCGGAGAGATTACCTACGGTAAGAGACAATACTTCTGATTACCACACCGCTGTCCTGTAAACGGTGCATTCTATCCACACACCGCCACCAATTCCACAAGTCCACTCGGCTATCTTCACATTTGTTGTTCTAGCATCTTTGGCACAACGAAGTAGAGACCTGGTTAGCTACCTTTAGATTAATCACAGTGAAGTACAGACCTGGTTAGCTACCTTTAGATTAATCCCAGTGAAGTAGAGACCTGGTTAGCTACCTTTAGATTAATCACAGTGAAGTAGAGACCTGGTTAGCTACCTTTAGATTAATCCCAGTGAAGTAGAGACCTGGTTAGCTCCCCTTAGATTAATCACAGTGAAGTAGAGACCTGGTTAGCTACCCTTAGATTAATCACAGTGAAGTAGAGACCTGGTTAGCTACCTTTAGATTAATCCCAGTGAAGTAGAGACCTGGTTAGCTACCTTTAGATTAATCCCAGTGAAGTAGAGACCTGGTTAGCTACCTTTAGATTAATAACAGTGAAGTAGAGACCTGGTTAGCTACCTTTAGATTAATCCCAGTGAAGTAGAGACCTGGTTAGCTACCTTTAGATTAATCCCAGTGAAGTAGAGACCTGGTTAGCTCCCCTTAGATTAATCACAGTGAAGTAGAGACCTGGTTAGCTACCCTTAGATTAATCACAGTGAAGTAGAGACCTGGTTAGCTACCTTTAGATTAATAACAGTGAAGTAGAGACCTGGTTAGCTACCTTTAGATTAATCCCAGTGAAGTAGAGACCTGGTTAGCTACCTTTAGATTAATCCCAGTGAAGTAGAGACCTGGTTAGCTACCTTTAGATTAATCACAGTGAAGTAGAGACCTGGTTAGCTACCCTTTGATTAATCACAGTGAAGTAGAGACCTGGTTAGCTACTTTTAGATTAATCACAGTGAAGTAGGGACCTGGTTAGCTACCTTTAGATTAATCACAGTGAAGTATAGACCTGGTTAGCTACCTTTAGATTAATCCCAGTGAAGTAGAGACCTGGTTAGCTACCTTTAGATTAATCACAGTGAAGTAGAGACCTGGTTAGCTACCTTTAGATTAATCCCAGTGAAGTAGAGACCTGGTTAGCTACCCTTAGATTAATCACAGTGAAGTAGAGACCTGGTTAGCTACCTTTAGATTAATCACAGTGAGGTACAGAACTGGTTAGCTACCCTTAGATTAATCACAGTGAAGTAGAGACCTGGTTAGCTACCCTTAGATTAAACCCAGCGAAGTAGAGACCTGGTTAGCTACCTTTAGATTAATCACAGTGAGGTACAGAACTGGTTAGCTACCTTTAGATTAATCACAGTGAAGTACAGACCTGGTTAGCTACCTTTAGATTAATCCCAGTGAAGTAGAGACCTGGTTAGCTACCTTTAGATTAATCACAGTGAAGTAGAGACCTGGTTAGCTGTCCTTAGATTAATCCCAGTGAAGTACAGACCTGGTTAGCTACCCTTAGATGAATCATTTTACAGTACCTGTTTCCTTGTTGTGTTATAGATGTTAGAGGGGTTAGGGGTGTTAAGTTAGAGGTGTAATTGGGGTTAGGGGTGCCGCTGCTATACATTGAGGCCAGAAAAGCGGTTCTTTGTAATCCTCCCATCGTTTAAATCTGCCTTCAATGACTTCCTCTTGGCTTCAATGGAGGTGTTGAAACGAGGAGGGGACTGTGTTCAGTTGAGGACCAGCCTGTATTCTCGTCTCCCTGAAAGGACCTCAGCCCCAACCCAGCTGTATGCTAGAGTCCTGCCTGCTGTGCTACAGCCAGCTGCCCCCTTTAAAACCCTTAAATAGCTTCTGAAGGTTAAGAAAcaacagctacagtactgtagtctCTCTGTAAGGACTTTTGCTTTGTGACGAGTCTGTGGTTTAAAGAGAGCTGAAACAATAGCTCTGTAGCTCCTAGTTTTACACTTCTTTGGGACCGGTGTAccgtccacgggacggttgagctaacgtaggctaatgcgattagcataaggttgtaagtaacaagaacatttcccaggacatagacatatctgatattggcagaaagcttaaattcttgttaatctaactgcactgtccaatttacagtagctattacagtgaaataataccatgctattgtttgaggagagtgcacaatgttgaacatgaaaagttattaatgaacaaattatgcacatttgggcagtcttgatacaatttttttaacataaatgcaatggttcattggatcagtgtaaacgtttgcacatacactgctgccatctagtggccaaaatctaaattgcacctgggctgtcataatacatttacatttacatttaagtcatttagcagacgctcttatccagagcgacttacaaattttggcctttctcttgcatttcaaaggtgatggtacaaaaaaatacaaaagaacggttggttttttctttgtattatcttttaccagatctattgtgttatattctcctatattcctttcacatttccacaaacttcctttcaaatggtaccaagaatatgcatatccttgcttcagggcctgaggtacaggcagttagatttgggtttgTCATTTTAGACGAAAATGGGGACAAAAGGGGTGGATCCTTAATTAAAGACATCTGAAACATTAGCTCTGTAGCTCCTAGTTTAAAGGGActtctacttccccagagtcagatgaactcgtggatactatttttatgtctctatgtgCAGTTTAAGGGAAGTTGTTAACTAGCGTTACCGTcatgctaacgctagttagcattagctTGCAAATcttacctctaacttccttcatactggacacagacacataaaaatggtatccacgagttcatctgactctggggaagtaggtaaagggcCTCGTTGCCAAAATCCCGACGTATCCCTTTAAAGGAGAGCTGAGGAGGGTCAGCCTCTCTGACTTTTTTTCTTGCCACAAGCATCCGGGTGAATGATGTCCTATAATCTGTctgtctaaatcaaatcaaatcaaattttatttgtcacatacacatggttagcagatgttgatgcgagtgtagcgagatgcttgtgcttctagttccgacaatgcagtaataaccaacaagtaatctaacctaacaattccacaactactaccttatacacacaagtgtaaagggataaagaatatgtacataaagatatacgaatgagtgatggtacagaacggcatgggcaagatgcagtagatggtatagagtacagtctatacatatgagatgagtaatgtagggtctAACACGACAACCGTAGATCACAGTAACACGTATTCTCAGCTGCTCTCATCCGATTGGCTACTCTTCAGTAGCAACGGTAATATACTCTCGTTACCTTCGACAGAGACGAGGAGACGGGCTGTTTGCTGTTGAAACTCTCGTCTGTCCCGGAGAGCCGTTTCATTGTCCCCTGTTGAACACTGAACAGTGTTTTGTCAACCGGTTTGCATGCTGATAGTGACATTCACCCTGAGCTCCTGGGTTGgcctccaaatcaaatcaaagtttatttgtcgcgtgcgccaaatacagcaggtgtagaacttacagtgaaatgcttacttacaggctctaaccagtggtgcaaaaaaggtattaggtgaacaataggtaggtaatgaaataaaaacaacagtaaaaagacagtgaaaacagtagagaggctatatacagcagagaggct
This is a stretch of genomic DNA from Salvelinus alpinus chromosome 11, SLU_Salpinus.1, whole genome shotgun sequence. It encodes these proteins:
- the lmo3 gene encoding LIM domain only protein 3 isoform X4; this encodes MTHPDESIQMLSVQPDTKPKGCAGCNRKIKDRYLLKALDKYWHEDCLKCACCDCRLGEVGSTLYTKANLILCRRDYLRLFGVTGNCAACSKLIPAFEMVMRAKENVYHLDCFACQLCNQRFCVGDKFFLKNNMILCQTDYEEGLMKEGYAPQVR
- the lmo3 gene encoding LIM domain only protein 3 isoform X1, which produces MVVRAPEEGQQMQKGEKSFGIQMLSVQPDTKPKGCAGCNRKIKDRYLLKALDKYWHEDCLKCACCDCRLGEVGSTLYTKANLILCRRDYLRLFGVTGNCAACSKLIPAFEMVMRAKENVYHLDCFACQLCNQRFCVGDKFFLKNNMILCQTDYEEGLMKEGYAPQVR
- the lmo3 gene encoding LIM domain only protein 3 isoform X2, with the translated sequence MTFGSMASCIQMLSVQPDTKPKGCAGCNRKIKDRYLLKALDKYWHEDCLKCACCDCRLGEVGSTLYTKANLILCRRDYLRLFGVTGNCAACSKLIPAFEMVMRAKENVYHLDCFACQLCNQRFCVGDKFFLKNNMILCQTDYEEGLMKEGYAPQVR